One region of Primulina tabacum isolate GXHZ01 chromosome 1, ASM2559414v2, whole genome shotgun sequence genomic DNA includes:
- the LOC142507939 gene encoding uncharacterized protein LOC142507939, whose product MPSSLRRLFVSILVFCQPTIVRELWDEFHPSMCEDYGREISSSNLIINKLLLEIRRLLHQYKMKLDDFDLPSISAEFLEDAPLPRIIQDELCYHISDDDLRSIECLNAQQRIAFDTIIKIIMHNQSKLFFIDGPTGKTFLYRSMLAHLRKMGKIIIAVATSGIAATLLPSGRTAHSRFQIPLRPTASTLGKIKKQTELADLIRRASAIVWDEVPMANRYAFESVSKSFQDIMENQIAFGRKTMVFGGDFRQVLPVVKRGSKAEQIAASISRSTFWNCVKIIHLQQNMRSAQHIEFLQFLLRVGDGLQHTITRDFIKLPDSIIIPWEGEQSIHMMIDSVFPNMINHVNDVNYMVDRAIITPKNVDVDNINQMLILKFPGEEKEYTSWDSVEDDNHNLFQEEFLNSLSPSGLPPHKIILKVGSPVMLLRNVALELGLCNGTRLICRILGRNFIDAQVLTRVPDSLYIECP is encoded by the coding sequence ATGCCATCTTCATTGAGAAGGTTGTTTGTATCCATACTGGTGTTCTGTCAACCAACAATAGTTCGAGAACTCTGGGATGAGTTCCACCCTAGCATGTGTGAAGATTATGGCAGAGAAATTTCATCAAGTAACTTAATCATCAATAAGTTATTGCTTGAGATACGAAGGTTGTTGCATCAGTACAAAATGAAACTTGATGATTTTGATTTGCCATCAATAAGTGCTGAGTTTTTAGAAGACGCACCACTACCAAGAATAATTCAGGATGAGCTTTGTTATCATATTTCTGATGATGATTTGAGATCAATTGAATGTTTGAATGCTCAACAGAGGATTGCGTTTGACAccatcataaaaattattatgcaTAACCAATCAAAACTTTTCTTCATTGATGGTCCTACTGGTAAGACTTTTTTATACCGCTCAATGTTGGCACATTTAAGAAAAATGGGTAAAATAATAATTGCGGTAGCAACATCTGGAATAGCTGCGACATTGTTGCCAAGTGGAAGAACTGCACATTCACGTTTTCAAATTCCACTAAGACCAACCGCATCAACACTTGGCAAAATAAAAAAGCAGACAGAACTTGCAGATCTAATAAGGCGTGCATCAGCTATAGTATGGGACGAGGTTCCAATGGCAAATCGCTATGCTTTTGAATCTGTCAGTAAGAGTTTCCAAGATATTATGGAAAATCAAATAGCATTTGGAAGAAAGACAATGGTTTTCGGTGGCGATTTTCGACAAGTGTTACCGGTTGTTAAACGAGGGTCAAAGGCTGAACAAATTGCTGCAAGTATTTCAAGGTCAACCTTCTGGAATTGCGTAAAGATAATACACCTTCAACAAAATATGAGATCTGCTCAACATATTGAGTTTTTGCAATTTCTCTTGCGCGTAGGTGATGGATTGCAACATACTATAACTCGTGATTTCATAAAATTACCAGATTCAATTATCATACCATGGGAAGGTGAACAATCAATTCATATGATGATTGATTCTGTTTTTCCTAATATGATCAATCATGTTAATGATGTAAACTATATGGTTGATAGAGCAATCATCACACCAAAAAATGTTGATGTGGACAATATTAATCAAATGCTCATTCTCAAGTTTCCTGGAGAGGAAAAAGAGTATACCTCTTGGGATAGTGTAGAAGACGACAATCACAACCTTTTTCAAGAAGAATTTTTGAATTCCCTTAGTCCAAGTGGTTTGCCACCACATAAAATCATATTGAAAGTAGGAAGTCCTGTCATGCTCTTGAGAAATGTTGCGCTTGAACTTGGTCTATGCAATGGAACAAGATTAATATGTCGCATTCTTGGTAGAAATTTTATAGATGCTCAGGTCCTCACAAGGGTACCAGATTCTTTATACATAGAATGCCCTTGA